In Musa acuminata AAA Group cultivar baxijiao chromosome BXJ3-9, Cavendish_Baxijiao_AAA, whole genome shotgun sequence, a single genomic region encodes these proteins:
- the LOC135648854 gene encoding transcription repressor OFP13-like, translating to MGKKLSLSSFLFRLRDSPKPSCYFTSPPPPSWPWPSCRHPRTSSFRDVDGGAIYKTVNSVYFDSTDSFFTRSSEEQESFSTASEDSDGDSVETVVRGLRSDRLFFRPGETSSILEEAKTGELPFKDSVVLAMESEDPYRDFRLSMEEMVVAHGLRDWERLEELLEWYLRVNGKKTHGFIVGAFVDLLAGLASPLPSSFSPSKSMEMEEIKEEEGSRSS from the coding sequence ATGGGCAAGAAGCTAAGCTTGAGTTCCTTCCTGTTCAGGCTTAGGGACTCACCCAAGCCTTCTTGCTACTtcacttctcctcctcctccttcgtggCCTTGGCCTTCCTGTAGGCACCCGAGGACCAGCTCCTTCCGGGACGTCGATGGAGGCGCCATCTACAAGACTGTGAACTCGGTGTACTTCGACTCCACGGACTCGTTCTTCACCCGCTCGTCGGAGGAGCAGGAGAGCTTCTCCACGGCGTCGGAAGACTCGGACGGGGACTCGGTGGAGACGGTGGTGCGGGGGCTGCGGTCGGACCGCCTCTTCTTCCGCCCCGGCGAGACGAGCTCGATACTTGAGGAGGCGAAGACCGGAGAGCTACCCTTCAAGGACAGCGTCGTGCTGGCGATGGAGTCGGAAGACCCGTACCGCGACTTCCGGCTGTCCATGGAGGAGATGGTGGTGGCTCATGGGCTCAGAGACTGGGAGCGGCTTGAGGAGCTTCTGGAGTGGTACCTACGCGTCAACGGGAAGAAGACTCATGGCTTCATAGTTGGAGCCTTCGTGGATCTGCTTGCAGGCCTCGCTTCTCCTCTTCCATCTTCTTTTTCACCCTCCAAGTCAATGGAAATGGAGGAAatcaaagaggaagaaggaagcagATCAAGTTAA